The genome window ACAGGGAGGAGGTGGAGGGGATAGAGAGAGGCATTTACAGAGAAACAGAAGAATCGACATCGAAAGAGGCATGACATGACAATTACATATTGAGGATAGCCTAGCTTCTTCTTATCATTGATGTTTATACACTGCATTAACCAATCTGGGCTTCAGGCTGGTGGTTGTCACTCCTTTTGTGGGAAAGTCATTTTCAGAGTACTGGTAGTTGTTTCCTTTAGTAATTGGAGTCATGACATAAACAGCTCGGAGATGATAAGTCCATTTATTCTTCTATTATATCAAATCAATAATATGCTTCACAAAACTTGATTTTTATCTTCTCAGCTTAAACATTTGAAGAAACATTATGAAGGCTGTGTTCCCATGGAGTCCAAGAAGTACCTGAAAATAATGAAAAGGTTTTGGCTTCTTAATCGTGTCTTCCTCTTTAATTTGCAATccaaaagttcatcattgttactAACCTTAaatcttttctttttggagaaTGGGAAGATCACTTGACCCTACAAACAGTTGCAGACCGAGTAATTTTGAATTGAACTGTTCATTCTCTGCTTCCTGATTTAGAACAGGCTTTTAGGCATTTAGTCTGCCCAATAGCTGATGTGCCAGATTTTTTTTTGTGCAATTattgtatgtgtatatgtatattctTCTTCTAAACTATGCTTGTAGTATGAAGTGCatcaaagttcttctccctcgagGGTTGTGATATAGAAATGGCCTCAGGATATGGGAAGATTTATTGCGTGattaaaagaacaagaaaaagaaaactgaATCTAACCTGACGTGGCAGCCGTTGATCACATCAAGTTTTCAGAAAGCCATGCTGTTGACAATGGGTTAAGTCAAAGCGTCATCAGGTTCATGTGGGGCCCGCATGAGCGGACGGCTGAGATGGGAGATCATGGCAACATATGAGAAGCATCACCGAAACGATATCCTCATGCCCCCAAATTGGACACGTCCACGTACTCGCTATTGTCTTCTTTTCCCTAGCCGGACGCTTACATAGTTCCTTACGCAAGTAGAAACCTTGCCCACGTCGCGATTTGTGGTTGGAGGACTCTCTGTTCACGCAGCGCCACAGAACCCACCGGTGTAATGGCAACGAAGACGGTGCCCCCCACATTGCGGTACCTAACGCGTGATGCACGCAGGAGGCCTCCTGCTTTAAGAAACGTGCCGCCGTAATATGAACCGCAGATCGTGCCAAAGTCTACGTGTGTCCTCCTTCCTCATTGCAAGCACTGAATTCTAATCCAATCCTTCCTCTATCAAACTGCACAAATTAACATCGGGTCACGTTTAAGCAAGTGCGATCGGTTTGGTCAACATGTAGGTGTAAAAAGTAATATTAAGTATAAATGTTATTCACAACATACTTCATATTCACTAATGTGTTCCACTTGTTCGATTCGATATTTATACGCCGGGACACGCTTAATCGAACCCCGCTGACCGCATCAGCAGAGCACGACAGTGTAGACAAGAACCGATTACAACCAACACGTTGGGTGCATATATCAATCTCCTCAGCAAACCAATCCACGTaacgaagaaaagaaaaaggaagaaatagtAAGTACTACGAACGCTATACCCGCTCCGTTACCAGGATATATCTCCTGGCGGAAGATTGCTCATGTCCGTTGGGCCCACCGAGGGAGGACCGATCTGGGCGAGTGCAGATGCGGGTGACTTCGTTTGATTTTCTACTTTTCTGGTTCATTTTCTTATTTGAAGGGCATTTTGGGGTTTCCACCACGTTAGCTTGAGGAATGGAATTTGGATTTGGAGTTCCCCCATTCGCAACAGTGGTGTTTTATTGGAGAACATCTCATTTGCCAtcgccttctcctcttcttttcgtTCCACGTTCTCGCCTTCCAAGCCCCACCTTTCGTTCGCTCTCAGGTATAATTATCTTTCTCCGATCGTATTTATGCTCAATCGCATCTTTACTTCACCTGAAGTCTCCTGGATTTTGGGGTTTGGTGTGGGTGGACGAcagattatttttttcttctttctttttcttttctggttCTTGAATGTAAAATGAGTTCTGGGAATGTGCTTCGTCCCAATCTTGAGCTGGACGGTGTTCCAAGCTTAGTCTATAAGAGGCTTTCTGTCGAAATAATCTCCTAGGTTTTGTTAATTgcctcttttcttgtttcttttttggTTTCGGAACACCTTTTGCTGTATTTAACGTTGGTTTGATTTATTTTCTCCTGGGAGTCTATGAATTTGTGCTTCTATTGCAAGAATTTAGTCTCTTCTCATGAGTAGTTGACCTAGAAACATTAGTTCTTTTATTTTGGCAGCGTTCTGACGTATCTGTCAGCCTCTCTTTTTTCTACCTTTGTGATGGGGGTTAAGTTCTTGTAAGACTGATGGATGCGCTAGTTCTATCTCGTGGATAAAGCTTAACTGTAAGAAAGAAACTAGTGGACTAGTTTCAGCTTTTTCTTGGAATTGTAAATAGGTAAAACTGTCAAGGACATCTGGGGCATGTAACTAGGGCAATCCGTGCAGCACATGTTATCATTAGAGCATAAATAATACCTCTCACGTTATATTAATTAAGACATGCTTACTAAGCCATGTAGATTCTGGAACCTGTGTTATTTGGACTTGAAACCGAAACCAATTGAACTCACAAAAGGGTTTAGTTTGCTAGAAGGTCTTGCTTGCTTGCTATTGGTCGTTGGCTACTGATTGTTAAGTTTCTAGCCTGTATCTtatatctttttcaaaaaaaaCATGATTAACATGATTCTTACTAAAATGCTACCGTGATGGTTCCATTGTTCTAGTTGCATTCAGTTTTAGATAGTATTTTAATGTTTGAGGCATCGCATACTTGACATGGTCTACATACTCAAATGTCACTTGTtgagagagggaggaggatggGGAGCGGGGACATCCTacttatcaatatatatatatttttttctgttGTGTTATTCTATGGAGTCCTTGGAATCAGTGGTCCAAAATAAATGCATTTGTTTTATTTTGCAGTTTACTGAGgatacttaaaattttattttttttgttaaaaatgtTTCTTCTGTGTAAGCTTGGTAATTTTACTCTTGCTGCTTGTTATGATATCTTAATCAATGATCCATTTACTATGTTATCCTTAGGTACAATTTCAAAAGTGGTCCTCTGGTATAGTTCTTCTCTCCGCAACAACAAGAAGACCATTGCAAGATGTCAAGAATTGATTAATGGGCAAAAATAAGCAGTCTATTGGTCCTTTGTTTGATACCCTCAGAATGGAGAGGGTTAGGACAATCTTAACTCACACCTATCCTTATCCACATGAACATTCAAGGCATGCAATGACGGCAGTTATGGTTGGATGCCTGTTCTTTATATCTTCTGACAACATGCATACCCTTATTCAGAAGTTGGACAAGAATTTCAAATGGTGGTCCATGTACTTCTGCTTGATtggttttttctattttttctcaTCTCCTTTTGTCAGGAAAACTATTAAACCAAGCTATTCAAACTTTAGTCGCTGGTATGCCTCTCTCTATATAGCTGCAAGTAATTGTATTATTCTTTTATTTGTGTCGTCCTCGTTGGTCTTTGTTTAGGCAAAATAAAGAACGAAGAGATAAATAGTATCAACAAATCTTACTTATTTAAAATGAACCATCAGACATGCTGCCATAGCGGATGGAAGTTTTATGGAGTAATTGCAAATTTATTTTGTTGTAGGTATATTGCATGGATCTTTGTAGCAGCCTTATATCATCTCCCGAGTTTTCAGTCGATGGGAGTGGATTTGCGGATGAATCTTTCTCTATTTTTGACAATTTATATCTCTTCAGTCTTTTTTCTTATTGTGTTTCATATCATATTTCTTGGCCTTTGGTATGTGGGTCTTGTTTCTCGTGTAGCAGGGAAACGGCCAGAAATCCTAGCCATCATCCAGAATTGTACAGTAAGCACTTTAGCTGGTTCCCATATATAAATCAACAAATCCTCTATTAAGAATTTTCCCTGTATAACAAATTGCCTCTCCTGCTATAGTGCAGGTCATTAGTATAGCTTGCTGTGTATTCTATAGTCATTGTGGAAACCTAGCTGTTGTAAGAGAAAACCACTTTGATAGAAGGACTTCAAGTTGGTTGTCCTTTTCGTTTTGGAAGAAGCAAGAAACAAACACTTGGATATCAAAGTTTCTCAGAATGAATGAGTTTAAAGACCAGATTTGTTCATCTTGGTTTGCTCCAGTTGGATCTGCAAGCGACTATCCTCTTTTTTCTAAATGGGTCCTTTATGGGGAGGTGACATATTGTCATCCACATTGGATTATTCATCGAGCTTTAATCTTCACAGTTGTTTGGCCCGTGTTTTAAAtaattttgttcttcatttttcaGCTAACATGCAGTGGATCATGTCCTGGTCTTTCCGATGAAATATCCCCTTTATTCTCATTGTGGGCGACATTTATGGGACTTTACATGGCTAATTATGTGGTGGAACGGTCAACTGGGTATGCAATTGTTTTAAGTTTTAAATCCATTGTGGAAAGTGTCTAATCAAGCTTGAGACACTGTGAGCTTATATTTGAGTGTTATGTAGGAGTATTTTCATAGAAGGCTTGTATTTTAATTGTTTAGATGTTACAATGGCATCAAATGTTGGATGGTCCCATCTCTATGTTGAAATTCACATTCCTTTATGGCCCTTCTAATTCATCATCTTAAATCTCATAGATGGGCTCTCACACATCCTTCATCAATATCAGAATACGAGAAGTTGAAAAAGCAAATGAAGCCTGATTTCTTGGATATGGTTCCATGGTACTCAGGGTAGGTTATTAGCTATTGTAAACTATGATTTACAGCAAAGATTGGAATTTGACAATGGTTCTGACGGTTTATGGTAACATTTTACAGGACATCAACTGATTTATTCAAAACGGTATTTGATCTCATGGTGTCAGTAACTTTGTTTCTGGGTCGGTTTGATATGCGTATGATGCAGGTAAAACTGTTAtcaattcttttctttttcttttttaaggtTTACATACTCTCTGGGATTAACACTACCTGATTTGGTTGTACCCATCTTgggctttactaatgatttcgaaGTTGGAGCTAGAGTTCTATTTTTGAAGTTATCCtgtttattttttaaattgtCTATTAAGTGCCGgtttaattttttagattttatatattgACCGATTTCCACTTGTATATAAAGATTGTAATTGATTAAAAATCACAAATATAATGAAATTCTCACCTTTTTACCCTTTTCAATTCTTTTGAAGTGTCTTCTGCTGTTAATTCTCTTTGCTAggttgttttttttatttctgtgTCACAGTTAACTTCTGATCTATCTCATTTATTTAGTGTGGTTCaagtttattaaatttttaattgatgTACTTAAATCAGGCTGCTATGAGCAAGGTTCCAGATGAAGCCAAGAATGGTGATCTTTTCTATGACCATTTGTCAGAAAGAGACGATTTGTGGTTTGATTTTGTTGCAGACACTGGTGATGGTGGGAACTCGACATATACAGTGGCTCGACTATTGGCCCAACGTTCACTACATTTGAGCCTTGGTGACTCTACCCGTTCTCTTCAACgtggtgatttgcttcttattggAGGGGATCTTGCGTAAGATTATATTCATTACCTCATTGAGATTAAATGAAACTAATGTGATAAGAGTTTTTATCTGTTTGAAAACAACCATGATACCATGACCAAAAAAGGAATATTCAATATAGTCACTCGGTAGGACTTTTATGCTTATAagtttcttttattttaattaacaTTACTATTCAATTCTTGAAAGAATTTTGGTCTCAAAAGATTGTTCCCTCCCATTGGTCTTTCTTTGCCACGCCAGTTTCTGCACTTTTGGCTTCAGCTTCCAACTAAAAGGATCCTGTTAGTAGTCTATCACTAGATTTCAGTCTGCTGATCAAGCAATTCTCCGTATGTCTGATTTGGTGATGATTCTTGAATTTTAAAATCCTTGCTGGATTCCTAATTATATATTCCAAGGTCATGCTTTGTTCAAACTCATTTATCAAGCATGTTCAGTGAATCTTATTCATGTAAATTTAGTATTTCAAGGGGCATATTAGTTGGTGTGTTATTTGAACTTGTGCCATCATGTTACTTGCTGTTGCAATATTTTAATTCGAAGATGGTTTTCCTCTAAATTTTCATCCAGTTTTAGTATGGCTGATAGAGGGTTTTTGTTTCTACAAAATTATAGTTAAAAGTTGTAGCATTCAAGAACATGAAAATCTTGCACAGGTATCCAAATCCTTCTGCATATACATATGAGAGACGCTTATTCTGTCCTTTTGAAGATGCTCTCCAGCCTCCATCCTGGTACAAAGCTGAACATATAGCAGTAAGCAAACCAGAGCTTCCGTATGGTGTGTCAGAAATGAAGCAATATGATGGGCCTCAATGTTTTATAATTCCTGGCAACCATGGTTGGTAGTCATTTGCTATGTAGATGCTACTTGAGATTATTCCAAACAATACTTTTTAATCATGTTGATTTGGTTTGATTTATAGTCTTGTCGTCTAAGAGATTCTATTTAAAAGACTTGATTGTTATCGATGCACAGTAGACTAAACTTATTTCTTGTACAGATTGGTTTGATGGGCTTCACACTTTTATGAGATATGTGTGCCACAAGAGCTGGTTGGGTGGGTGGTTTCTGCCTCAGAAGAAGAGTTATTTTGCTTTGAAGCTTCCCAAAGGTTGGTGGGTGTTTGGTCTTGACCAGGCTCTTCATGGTGACATTGATGTCTACCAGTTCAAATTTTTTGCAGAAATATGTCGGCAAAAGGTATCCTGATCTCCTTTGCTGTGAATTTTTGTCTCTGTGGATACCTTTATTGCTGTCTTTGCAAATACTGGAATAACAGTATTTGTTTGT of Musa acuminata AAA Group cultivar baxijiao chromosome BXJ2-3, Cavendish_Baxijiao_AAA, whole genome shotgun sequence contains these proteins:
- the LOC103979011 gene encoding uncharacterized protein LOC103979011 — protein: MGKNKQSIGPLFDTLRMERVRTILTHTYPYPHEHSRHAMTAVMVGCLFFISSDNMHTLIQKLDKNFKWWSMYFCLIGFFYFFSSPFVRKTIKPSYSNFSRWYIAWIFVAALYHLPSFQSMGVDLRMNLSLFLTIYISSVFFLIVFHIIFLGLWYVGLVSRVAGKRPEILAIIQNCTVISIACCVFYSHCGNLAVVRENHFDRRTSSWLSFSFWKKQETNTWISKFLRMNEFKDQICSSWFAPVGSASDYPLFSKWVLYGELTCSGSCPGLSDEISPLFSLWATFMGLYMANYVVERSTGWALTHPSSISEYEKLKKQMKPDFLDMVPWYSGTSTDLFKTVFDLMVSVTLFLGRFDMRMMQAAMSKVPDEAKNGDLFYDHLSERDDLWFDFVADTGDGGNSTYTVARLLAQRSLHLSLGDSTRSLQRGDLLLIGGDLAYPNPSAYTYERRLFCPFEDALQPPSWYKAEHIAVSKPELPYGVSEMKQYDGPQCFIIPGNHDWFDGLHTFMRYVCHKSWLGGWFLPQKKSYFALKLPKGWWVFGLDQALHGDIDVYQFKFFAEICRQKVQENDCVIVITHEPNWLLDWYWNDVTGKNVSHLIKDYLHGRCKLRIAGDLHHYMRHSFVPSEKPVYVEHLLVNGCGGAFLHPTHVFRNFNSFYGSSFKSNATYPSYDDSSRIALGNILKFRRKNWQFDFIGGIIYFILVFSMFPQCDVFRILHDDSLSGRLNNFFSTMWRNFLYMLEHSYVSLVGTLLLTVASFFFLPTKLSRKSRAVIGVLHVSAHMFAALILMLLLELAIDICVRNRLLATAGYHTLYEWYRSMESEHFPDPTGLRARIEQWTFGLYPACIKYLMSAFDVPEVMAVSRSTICRKGIETLPRGGAIIYYASVFLYFWVLSTPVVSLVFGSYLYICINWFHIHFDEAFSSLRIANYKAFTRFHITPTGDLEVFTLAVDKVPKDWKLDSKWDTEPKEPLQLSHLRMFPSKWTAATGTDPVNSVRIIDHFVIQRTPNSTADANG